The Vespula vulgaris chromosome 2, iyVesVulg1.1, whole genome shotgun sequence genome has a segment encoding these proteins:
- the LOC127061812 gene encoding gamma-tubulin complex component 5 isoform X4: MGTKILKDIQSDIKLLITVITDFEEDEEGFQICERFAVSNIKHHQYLSVNSHATKQSINNIITKLSIYGKFKEAKKFQELVDFFLTSFDFDHHPQYDLQWSLLALLLDLSSDIDKTDLNNLKSFQGEFNSNVTIANEKDAIQEIDWANYLKEGEEDFFCDFKNDESSDEWSDDAEEVPNLSCVPVETTLTTVDGILSAESIGDVKYSSDIVMQSLIEEVESRKWLMSNVQNTWWNESVIYKYPVCSKYPDAHFCQIWHETVHKDLSDIILLNEYQVCKEILWMFHVQTQMTVFKQESEFLFHIRPNVSIPSLTTIAFQNMLSPFCEYLSMIHDIEQFDKELLSTDTSYLGYKKPPFIYEAYNAAIKEKLLSFRMEIINIEKDITAQASSQTLLSLLARLRKPLKRIKILHQVHKVSVSNWKLSSNWNCASKLLSNLLLEITNSHCQEKTNICVNLYLSIIPVYLNIIDTLLGEGRLEDWRNEFIIERISDEEVAKNKDQCVKFLIRPLDDICLKDNVMHLLITKVQHIGHSIDLLVSLNRITEMWNEKMKSDEERISLKDEFYTSLLSEICKYTTQSEELIDVSPSEVDGISFISEYDEDLEKNIIQQLSAVNNPFLMKAFKDYIPPALYGQDMVDGNKCISANSCNNRRNKLFNRLQEVAEHALPLKKILEKILSEILDLRYSSASKLVKNIMMQEYKLEAHLRLMRSVYMMEAGHIMNKFYQILFHEIETNQMWNNSYFLSCILEEILSQQWPDSSSHWSIIVQDVSTHQVVHAVDSITLYYATGWPINIVLNEDILTKYNEIFRFQLKLKWALWTLNNLKFI; this comes from the exons ATGGGAACAAAAATCTTGAAGGATATACAAAGTGATATAAAACTTTTGATCACGGTGATAACTGATTTCGAG gaagatgaagaaggatTTCAAATTTGCGAACGTTTTGCTGTATCCAATATCAAACATCATCAATATCTTTCGGTCAACAGTCATGCAACGAAACAATCTATCAACAATATTATTACcaaattatctatatatggGAAATTTAAAGAGGCCAAAAAGTTTCAAGAACtcgttgatttctttttaactagTTTTGATTTCGACCATCATCCGCAGTATGATTTACAATGGTCTTTGTTGGCTTTATTGTTAGATTTGTCGTCTGATATCGATAAAACAGATTTGAACAATTTAAAATCCTTTCAAGGAGAATTTAATTCTAATGTCACTATTGCAAACGAAAAAGATGCTATTCAAGAGATTGATTGGGcaaattatttgaaagaaggagaagaagatttCTTTTGTGATTTCAAGAATGACGAAAGTAGTGAT GAGTGGTCAGATGATGCAGAAGAAGTACCAAACCTTTCTTGTGTTCCTGTTGAAACAACTTTGACAACTGTAGATGGTATATTGTCTGCAGAATCAATAGGCGATGTTAAATATAGCTCTGATATAGTAATGCAGTCATTAATAGAAGAGGTTGAATCAAGAAAATGGTTGATGTCAAACGTTCAAAATACATGGTGGAACGAATCggtgatttataaatatcctGTTTGCAGCAAATATCCCGATGCACATTTCTGTCAAATTTG GCATGAAACAGTTCATAAGGATTTATCTGATATTATTCTGCTTAATGAGTACCAAGTATGTAAGGAAATATTATGGATGTTCCATGTTCAGACACAGATGACAGTATTTAAGCAAGaaagtgaatttttatttcacattcGTCCTAATGTATCTATACCAAGTTTAACTACT ATTGCTTTTCAAAATATGCTATCTCCATTTTGTGAATATTTGTCTATGATACACGATATAGAACAATTTGACAAAGAGTTATTGAGCACAGATACAAGTTACCTAGGGTATAAAAAACCACCATTTATATACGAAGCATATAATGCTgcgattaaagaaaaactcTTAAGTTTTAGAATGGAGATTATaaacatagagaaagatattacAGCGCaag CTAGTAGCCAGACACTTTTGTCTTTATTAGCCCGTCTAAGAAAgcctttaaaaagaataaaaatattgcacCAAGTTCATAAAGTGTCTGTATCCAACTGGAAATTATCATCTAATTGGAACTGTGCGTCCAAATTACTTTCAAACTTGCTTTTGGAAATAACAAATTCTCACTGTCaagaaaagacaaatatatgcgttaatttatatttgtctattattcctgtatatttgaatattattgatacattGTTAGGTGAAGGACGTTTAGAAGATTGGAGAAAcgaatttataatagaaag aaTTTCAGACGAAGAAGttgcaaaaaataaagatcaatGTGTAAAATTTCTGATAAGACCTTTGGATGATATTTGTTTAAAGGATAATGTTatgcatttattaattaccaaGGTGCAACATATTGGACACAGTATTGACTTGCTTGTATCGTTAAATCGTATCACGGAAATGtggaatgaaaaaatgaaatctgaTG AAGAGAGAATTTCTCTAAAAGATGAATTTTATACCTCGTTATTGTCTGAAATATGCAAATACACAACTCAATCAGAAGAATTAATTGATGTGTCGCCATCAGAAGTAGATGggatttcgtttatttcagAGTATGATGAAGacttggaaaaaaatataatacaacaaTTATCAGCAGTGAACAATCCGTTTTTAATGAAAGCCTTTAAGGATTATATACCACCAGCTTTATATGGGCAAGATATGGTAGATGGTAACAAGTGTATATCTGCTAACTCCTGTAACAATCGTCgaaacaaattgtttaatag ATTACAGGAAGTTGCAGAACACGCGTTaccattaaagaaaattttagaaaagataTTGTCTGAAATTTTAGATTTACGCTACAGTAGTGCAAGCAagttagtaaaaaatataatgatgcAGGAATATAAATTGGAAGCACATTTGAGATTAATGAGATCCGTTTATATGATGGAGGCTGGCCatattatgaataaattttatcaaatattatttcacgaG ATAGAAACTAATCAAATGTggaataattcatattttttatcgtgtaTATTAGAAGAAATACTTTCTCAACAATGGCCAGATTCTAGTTCACACTGGTCTATTATAGTGCAAGATGTTAGTACGCATCAAGTGGTACATGCTGTAGATAGTATAACATTGTATTATGCAACAGGATGGCCTATAAATATCGTCTTAAATGAAGACATTCTAACTAAgtataacgaaatatttcgatttcaattgaaattaaaGTGGGCCTTATGGAcgttaaataatttgaaattc ATCTAG